One genomic segment of Thermus oshimai DSM 12092 includes these proteins:
- a CDS encoding ABC transporter substrate-binding protein, protein MRTRLWGFLILFLSFLALAQQTRPASDPAVVEAAKKEGRLIVYSSTDQASAQALLDDFRRLYPFIQIEYNDLGTQAIYDRFVSETAAGARSADLLWSSAMELQVKLALEGYALPYDSPEAKNWPANARLENLAYGTTLEPAVVVYNRRFLRPGEVPSTREGLVRLLQEPRMRGRVATWDPERSAVGFTILKADYDQYPAFQDLARAFGRAQVALYSSTGAAFEKVISGEHYLAYGFFGSYALLRQRTVKDLEIVYLTDGTVAIQRVALISRRAAHPNAAKLFLDYLLSLRGQNLMAYTALIFARRETVVGEATPQALYRAVGGKDKVYAIPVSREILKNLDPAERMRFLTFWRQAVRGQ, encoded by the coding sequence ATGCGGACGAGGCTTTGGGGGTTTCTGATCCTGTTCCTTAGCTTCTTGGCTCTGGCCCAGCAAACCCGGCCAGCTTCCGACCCCGCCGTGGTGGAAGCCGCTAAAAAGGAGGGAAGGCTCATCGTTTACTCCTCCACGGATCAGGCCAGCGCCCAGGCGCTTCTGGACGATTTCCGGCGCCTGTACCCGTTTATACAGATTGAGTACAATGACCTTGGGACCCAGGCCATCTACGATCGCTTCGTGAGCGAGACGGCCGCGGGGGCCAGGAGTGCGGACCTCCTGTGGTCCAGCGCCATGGAGCTCCAGGTAAAGTTGGCCCTGGAGGGGTACGCCCTTCCCTACGACTCCCCCGAGGCCAAGAACTGGCCGGCCAACGCCCGTCTGGAGAACCTGGCCTACGGCACCACCCTGGAGCCGGCGGTGGTGGTGTACAACCGGCGTTTCCTTAGGCCAGGGGAGGTGCCCTCCACCCGGGAGGGGTTGGTCCGCCTCCTCCAGGAGCCCCGGATGCGGGGCCGGGTGGCCACCTGGGATCCCGAGCGGAGCGCGGTGGGCTTCACCATCCTCAAGGCGGACTACGACCAGTACCCGGCGTTCCAGGACCTCGCCCGGGCCTTTGGCCGGGCCCAGGTGGCCCTCTACTCTTCCACCGGGGCGGCCTTTGAAAAGGTGATCTCCGGCGAACACTACCTGGCCTACGGTTTCTTCGGATCTTACGCCCTCCTGCGCCAACGCACCGTAAAGGACCTGGAAATCGTGTACCTTACCGACGGCACTGTGGCCATCCAGAGGGTGGCCCTCATCAGCCGGCGGGCCGCCCACCCGAACGCTGCCAAGCTTTTTCTGGACTACCTCCTCTCCCTCCGGGGGCAGAACCTCATGGCCTACACCGCCCTGATCTTCGCCCGGAGGGAAACGGTGGTGGGGGAGGCCACGCCCCAGGCCCTTTACCGGGCGGTGGGGGGCAAGGATAAGGTCTACGCCATCCCCGTGTCCCGGGAGATCCTGAAGAACCTGGACCCGGCGGAGCGGATGCGCTTCCTAACCTTCTGGCGCCAGGCGGTGCGGGGGCAGTAA
- a CDS encoding chromate transporter yields MRVPWPKLLGAFLYVGFTAFGGGGTAHLYQLVVVRRGWLSEREFLEAAALCRILPGPVFANLAAHLGTRLGGIPGGVAALIGVLFPGASLMLALSLAYFHLGTQPGSSAAEALRGIMASAIGLILATTLHQARIGLDSPKAVALALWVFVTYGLFHWPLPMVLLSAVPVGVAFYWRESR; encoded by the coding sequence ATGCGCGTGCCTTGGCCAAAACTCCTAGGCGCTTTCCTCTACGTGGGCTTCACCGCGTTCGGCGGTGGGGGCACCGCCCACCTTTACCAGCTCGTGGTGGTGCGGCGGGGCTGGCTGAGCGAGAGGGAGTTCCTCGAGGCCGCCGCCCTATGCCGGATCCTCCCGGGGCCGGTTTTCGCCAACCTGGCCGCCCACCTGGGAACACGGCTGGGAGGGATTCCGGGCGGGGTGGCGGCCCTCATAGGGGTGCTCTTCCCCGGGGCGAGCCTGATGCTGGCCCTAAGCCTGGCCTACTTCCATTTAGGAACCCAACCCGGATCCTCCGCCGCCGAGGCCTTGAGGGGCATCATGGCCTCAGCCATCGGGTTGATCCTGGCGACCACGTTGCACCAGGCACGGATCGGGCTGGACTCCCCCAAGGCGGTTGCCCTGGCCCTTTGGGTGTTCGTAACCTACGGCCTCTTCCATTGGCCCCTTCCCATGGTGCTCCTTTCGGCGGTCCCCGTGGGGGTGGCCTTCTACTGGAGGGAAAGCCGATGA
- a CDS encoding chromate transporter, with amino-acid sequence MREELEIFLTFFRLGLISFGGGMANLPEMARVLTARGWVTPREFADGFALGQFVPGPNMLAVVFYGLKAGGLGGTLAALLGMFLPGATGAALLVHVREWMARARWSRALRRALVPIGMGLSFSVLLTLIQMGLDSLGSLLLVGLSAFLIYRGKGILPVLLAGAVLGLLLPGV; translated from the coding sequence ATGAGAGAAGAGCTGGAGATCTTCCTGACCTTTTTTCGCCTAGGCCTCATCAGCTTTGGGGGCGGGATGGCCAACCTGCCCGAGATGGCCCGCGTCCTCACCGCCCGGGGGTGGGTCACGCCCCGGGAGTTCGCCGACGGCTTCGCCCTCGGCCAGTTCGTGCCCGGACCCAACATGCTGGCGGTGGTGTTCTACGGCCTGAAGGCAGGCGGCTTAGGGGGGACTTTGGCCGCCCTGCTGGGAATGTTCCTGCCTGGAGCCACAGGGGCTGCCCTCCTGGTCCATGTCCGGGAGTGGATGGCGCGCGCCCGCTGGAGCCGGGCCTTGCGCAGGGCCTTGGTCCCCATAGGCATGGGCCTTTCGTTTAGCGTCCTCCTGACCCTCATCCAGATGGGGTTGGACAGCTTGGGGAGCCTTCTCCTCGTGGGGCTGTCCGCTTTCTTGATTTACCGGGGAAAGGGTATCCTTCCGGTCCTGCTGGCAGGAGCCGTACTGGGGCTTCTGCTTCCTGGGGTGTGA
- a CDS encoding replication initiator protein A produces MATQGKKPRLPRDLLPQPKHFDEANVARLGLISIQERIPEGYASWEEEFEFLGKPVKLACYASEKVGGVPHGLDNEVSLALLALYFNAGAPEDGTFTTTPYQILKLMGLDTSGYYYQALKESLMRLTTATYVLSEAWRSGGRWQSVTFRYIEKLEYTSSPEGRLDRASVLRVTLAKEIVRSLKQNYVKPIDIEFMASLRRPLSRALYRLLDAQRFSPENPTPLARFEVNLMEWAAACKIVHKRPDKVRRTLAPAHEELIARRYLQSVEYVGRGQNQTIVYVFGEEAGGVPDMEAVELLMAEGLSFTSAYSLARRFSLAHIKERLERYRAILASGYKPKNLLGFLVDVIRDESGKYARALPPTTRRRLQAKQEEEEARRMEEEAEREWQSMPKEAQIRRALQVAQLLLRARAGVGDLEDLTRLMESGVLEPKTVVEELKEAAARGTLEDWIQSFRQRLGP; encoded by the coding sequence ATGGCCACCCAGGGCAAAAAACCCCGCCTCCCCCGGGACCTCCTCCCCCAGCCCAAGCACTTCGACGAGGCCAACGTGGCCCGCCTGGGGCTTATCTCCATCCAGGAGAGGATCCCCGAGGGGTACGCCTCCTGGGAGGAGGAGTTTGAGTTCCTGGGCAAGCCCGTGAAGCTGGCCTGCTACGCCAGCGAGAAGGTGGGGGGCGTGCCCCACGGCCTAGACAATGAGGTCTCCCTGGCCCTCCTGGCCCTCTACTTCAACGCCGGGGCCCCGGAGGACGGCACCTTCACCACCACCCCCTACCAGATCCTGAAGCTCATGGGCCTGGACACCTCCGGCTACTACTACCAGGCCCTCAAGGAGAGCCTTATGCGCCTCACCACCGCCACCTACGTCCTCTCCGAGGCCTGGCGCTCCGGGGGAAGGTGGCAGAGCGTCACCTTCCGCTACATCGAAAAGCTGGAGTACACCAGCTCCCCCGAGGGCCGGCTGGACCGGGCCAGCGTCCTCCGGGTCACCCTGGCCAAGGAGATCGTCCGCTCCCTGAAGCAAAACTACGTGAAGCCCATCGACATCGAGTTCATGGCCAGCCTGCGCAGGCCCCTAAGCCGGGCCCTTTACCGCCTCCTGGACGCCCAGCGCTTCTCCCCGGAGAACCCCACCCCCCTTGCCCGTTTTGAGGTGAACCTGATGGAGTGGGCCGCGGCCTGCAAGATCGTCCACAAGCGCCCGGACAAGGTGCGCCGCACCCTGGCCCCGGCCCACGAGGAGCTCATCGCCCGCCGCTATCTCCAGTCCGTGGAGTACGTGGGCCGGGGGCAGAACCAGACCATCGTCTACGTCTTCGGGGAGGAGGCCGGGGGGGTGCCGGACATGGAGGCGGTGGAACTCCTCATGGCCGAGGGGCTCTCCTTCACCTCCGCCTACTCCCTAGCCCGCCGCTTCTCTCTGGCCCACATCAAGGAGCGCCTGGAACGCTACCGGGCCATCCTGGCCTCAGGGTATAAGCCCAAGAACCTCCTGGGCTTCCTGGTAGACGTGATCCGGGACGAAAGCGGCAAGTACGCCCGGGCCCTGCCCCCCACCACCCGGCGGCGCCTCCAAGCCAAACAGGAGGAGGAAGAGGCCCGGCGCATGGAGGAGGAGGCGGAGCGGGAGTGGCAGAGCATGCCCAAGGAGGCCCAGATCCGCCGGGCCCTCCAGGTGGCCCAGCTCCTCCTGCGCGCCCGCGCCGGGGTGGGGGACCTGGAGGACCTCACCCGGCTCATGGAAAGCGGGGTCCTGGAGCCGAAGACGGTGGTGGAGGAGCTCAAGGAGGCCGCGGCCCGGGGGACTTTGGAAGACTGGATCCAAAGTTTTCGCCAGCGGCTCGGCCCATAG
- the eda gene encoding bifunctional 4-hydroxy-2-oxoglutarate aldolase/2-dehydro-3-deoxy-phosphogluconate aldolase, whose translation MAPALEAALAAAKVLPILTPRTLEGLEGLGEALLEAGFSWMEVTLRTPLALEAIRRLRALGLEVGAGTVLNEAQAEEALAAGASFLVSPGLSPGLARWAEAQGLPYLPGVATPTEVQEALALGLRLLKFFPAEAMGGVRTLKAYAPVFPGVRFVPTGGIGPETLEAYLALENVLACGGSWLLEGSLEEVRTKLRGLGKLRPQAQR comes from the coding sequence ATGGCCCCCGCGCTGGAGGCGGCTCTGGCGGCCGCCAAGGTTCTACCCATCCTAACCCCGAGGACCCTGGAGGGCCTCGAGGGGCTGGGGGAGGCCCTCTTAGAGGCGGGGTTCTCCTGGATGGAGGTGACCCTCCGCACCCCCCTGGCCCTGGAGGCCATCCGCCGCCTCCGGGCCCTGGGCCTGGAGGTGGGGGCGGGGACGGTGCTGAACGAAGCGCAGGCGGAAGAGGCCCTGGCGGCCGGGGCCTCCTTCCTGGTGTCCCCCGGGCTCAGCCCGGGCCTGGCCCGCTGGGCGGAGGCCCAGGGCCTCCCCTACCTCCCGGGGGTGGCCACCCCCACCGAGGTCCAGGAAGCCCTGGCCCTGGGCCTCCGCCTCCTCAAGTTCTTCCCCGCGGAGGCCATGGGCGGGGTGCGCACCCTTAAGGCCTACGCCCCTGTTTTCCCGGGGGTGCGCTTCGTCCCCACCGGGGGCATCGGCCCGGAAACCCTCGAGGCCTACCTGGCCCTGGAAAACGTTCTGGCCTGCGGGGGAAGCTGGCTCTTGGAAGGGAGCCTGGAGGAGGTCCGGACCAAGCTTAGGGGGCTGGGGAAGCTCAGGCCCCAAGCTCAGCGCTGA
- a CDS encoding IclR family transcriptional regulator has product MGSVKGEPRGTQTLARGLALLEKVGEGVHTLEGLARALGVPKSTAHRLARALVQAGYLRHQPRRGYALGPKLIRLGFQAHAQQELLLLARPHLEWLRDRTGETVHLGVLEGGEVVYVDKLPGRRELQLASRVGSRFPAQSTALGKALLAHLPEEVWARHFVPGLRRTPRTIGDLEAFREELRCTRARGYALDLEENEVGVRCVAAPIRDGQGQVVAAVSVSTAAVYLDEARIQEVAPLVQEAARRISAELGA; this is encoded by the coding sequence ATGGGGAGCGTGAAGGGGGAACCGCGGGGCACCCAGACCCTAGCCCGAGGGCTGGCCCTCCTGGAGAAGGTGGGGGAGGGGGTGCACACCCTGGAGGGGCTGGCCCGGGCCCTGGGGGTTCCCAAAAGCACCGCCCACCGCCTGGCCCGGGCCCTGGTCCAGGCGGGCTACCTCCGCCACCAGCCCCGGCGGGGTTACGCCCTGGGCCCCAAGCTCATCCGCCTGGGATTCCAGGCCCACGCCCAGCAGGAGCTGCTCCTTCTCGCCCGCCCCCACCTGGAGTGGCTCCGGGATCGCACGGGGGAGACGGTGCACCTGGGGGTCTTGGAGGGGGGAGAGGTGGTCTACGTGGACAAGCTCCCGGGAAGGCGGGAGCTCCAGCTGGCCTCCCGGGTGGGCTCCCGCTTCCCCGCCCAGTCCACCGCCTTAGGCAAGGCCCTCCTGGCCCACCTGCCCGAGGAGGTCTGGGCCCGGCACTTCGTGCCCGGCCTCAGGCGCACCCCCAGGACCATCGGGGACCTCGAGGCCTTCCGGGAGGAACTCCGCTGCACCCGGGCCCGGGGGTACGCCCTGGACCTGGAGGAGAACGAGGTGGGCGTGCGGTGCGTCGCCGCCCCCATCCGGGACGGGCAGGGGCAGGTGGTGGCCGCGGTGAGCGTGTCCACCGCGGCGGTGTACCTGGACGAGGCCCGCATCCAGGAGGTGGCCCCCCTGGTCCAGGAGGCGGCCCGGAGGATCAGCGCTGAGCTTGGGGCCTGA
- a CDS encoding SDR family NAD(P)-dependent oxidoreductase has product MERKALVTGGSRGIGRAIAEALLRQGVGVAIASRHPGEAAEALKREGLPALALPVDLEKDPPEALVAEAAEALGGLHILVHAAAVNVRKPALELSYEEWRRVLYLHLDVAFLLAKAAFPHMAQAGFGRVIFLGSVTTFTAGGPVPIPAYTTAKTALLGLTRALAKEWAPHGIRVNLLCPGYVETEFTLPVRQNPALYGPITARIPLGRWAKPEEIAQVAAFLAGEGAEYLTGQAVVVDGGFLAY; this is encoded by the coding sequence ATGGAGCGAAAGGCGCTGGTAACGGGCGGAAGCCGGGGCATCGGCCGGGCCATCGCCGAGGCTCTGCTCCGGCAGGGGGTGGGGGTGGCCATCGCCAGCCGCCACCCTGGAGAGGCGGCGGAGGCCTTAAAGAGGGAGGGCCTGCCGGCCCTAGCCCTCCCCGTGGATCTGGAAAAGGACCCGCCGGAGGCCCTGGTGGCGGAGGCGGCGGAGGCCCTAGGGGGGCTCCACATCCTGGTGCACGCGGCCGCGGTCAACGTGCGCAAACCGGCCCTGGAGCTCAGCTATGAGGAGTGGCGCCGGGTGCTCTACCTCCACCTGGACGTGGCCTTCCTCCTGGCCAAGGCGGCCTTCCCCCACATGGCCCAGGCGGGCTTTGGCCGGGTGATCTTCCTGGGCTCGGTCACCACCTTCACCGCGGGGGGACCGGTGCCCATCCCCGCCTACACCACGGCCAAGACCGCCCTTCTCGGCCTCACCCGCGCCTTGGCCAAGGAGTGGGCCCCCCATGGGATCCGGGTCAACCTCCTCTGCCCGGGGTACGTGGAGACGGAGTTCACCCTGCCCGTTCGGCAAAACCCCGCCCTCTATGGGCCCATCACCGCCCGCATCCCCTTAGGCCGCTGGGCCAAGCCCGAGGAGATCGCCCAGGTGGCGGCCTTCCTGGCAGGCGAGGGGGCGGAGTACCTCACGGGGCAGGCGGTGGTGGTGGACGGGGGGTTTTTGGCCTACTGA
- a CDS encoding sugar kinase, giving the protein MPEVVTAGEALVALVPLERGRLRVGKLLEVQVGGAELNLAVALARLGVGVGYVTWLGTDELSELILERLRAEGVDTRAVRRVEGFTGVYLRRILPLGQGRVFYYRQGSAASRMGPGAFDPAYLEGARFFHLSGITPALSESCRAFSLWALAEAKARGVRVSLDLNHRRHLWEGRAARAWLEEALPSLDLLLLSEEDAEGLFGEEGAVWNLPVPEIVLKRGAKGASARVGERRLEAPAFPVEAVDPVGAGDAFSAGYLAGHLWGLSPEERLRLANALGAFVAASRGDHEEAPRKEEVLAFLRGEGGWHR; this is encoded by the coding sequence ATGCCTGAGGTGGTGACCGCGGGGGAAGCGCTGGTGGCCCTGGTGCCCTTGGAGCGGGGGCGCCTGAGGGTGGGGAAGCTTCTGGAGGTCCAGGTGGGCGGGGCGGAGCTCAACCTGGCCGTGGCCCTGGCCCGGCTGGGGGTGGGCGTGGGCTACGTCACCTGGTTGGGGACGGACGAACTCTCCGAGCTCATCCTGGAGCGGCTTAGGGCCGAGGGGGTGGACACCCGGGCGGTGCGCCGGGTGGAGGGGTTCACGGGGGTCTACCTGAGGCGGATCCTCCCCTTGGGGCAGGGCCGGGTCTTCTACTACCGGCAGGGCTCCGCGGCGAGCCGCATGGGGCCGGGGGCCTTTGACCCCGCCTACCTGGAGGGGGCCCGCTTCTTCCACCTGAGCGGGATCACCCCCGCCCTCTCGGAAAGCTGCCGGGCCTTCAGCCTCTGGGCCCTGGCCGAGGCCAAGGCCCGGGGGGTTAGGGTGAGCCTGGACCTGAACCACCGCCGCCACCTCTGGGAGGGGAGGGCGGCCCGGGCCTGGCTGGAGGAGGCCCTGCCTTCCCTGGACCTCCTCCTCCTGAGCGAGGAGGACGCGGAGGGGCTTTTCGGGGAGGAGGGGGCGGTCTGGAACCTTCCCGTCCCCGAGATCGTCCTCAAACGGGGGGCCAAAGGGGCCTCGGCCCGGGTGGGGGAGAGGCGCCTCGAGGCCCCCGCCTTTCCCGTAGAGGCCGTGGACCCCGTGGGGGCAGGGGACGCCTTCAGCGCGGGGTACCTGGCGGGCCACCTCTGGGGACTTTCCCCGGAGGAACGCCTTAGGCTGGCCAACGCCCTAGGGGCCTTCGTGGCCGCAAGCCGGGGGGACCATGAGGAGGCCCCCAGGAAGGAGGAGGTCCTGGCCTTCCTACGGGGTGAGGGAGGCTGGCACCGGTAG
- a CDS encoding Ldh family oxidoreductase, with the protein MRLRPEALRGFAEEVLKRAGADGPSAEAVAWALLEADLRGVGSHGLLRLPVYVRRLEAGLVNPSPRLAPEVRGPVALLDGAHGFGPRVALEAARLAARLAQAHGVGAVAVRRSTHFGMAGLYAETLAQEGLVALVTTNAEPDVVPYGGREKALGTNPIAFAAPAPQGVVVGDLATSQAAMGKVFLARKRGERIPPDWGVDREGRPTEDPHAVHALLPLGGPKGYALALLVEVLSGVLAGAGVTHGIGRMYDEWDRPQDVGHFFLALDPEAFLGREAFLERMGRLWAELKATPPAPGFPEVLLPGELEARRRAQALREGLELPEEVVAELKALGARYGVAWRGDA; encoded by the coding sequence ATGAGGCTTAGGCCTGAGGCCCTCCGGGGCTTCGCCGAGGAGGTTCTTAAGCGGGCGGGGGCCGATGGGCCTTCCGCGGAGGCCGTGGCCTGGGCCCTCCTTGAGGCCGACCTCCGGGGGGTGGGGAGCCACGGCCTCCTCCGGCTTCCCGTGTACGTTCGCCGCCTGGAAGCGGGCCTCGTGAACCCCTCTCCCCGCCTCGCCCCCGAGGTCCGGGGGCCTGTGGCCCTCCTGGACGGGGCCCACGGCTTTGGTCCCCGGGTGGCCCTGGAGGCGGCCCGCCTGGCCGCTCGGCTCGCCCAGGCCCACGGGGTGGGGGCGGTGGCCGTCCGCCGGAGCACCCACTTCGGCATGGCGGGGCTTTACGCGGAAACGCTCGCCCAGGAGGGCCTTGTGGCCCTGGTGACCACCAACGCCGAGCCCGACGTGGTGCCCTACGGGGGCCGGGAAAAGGCCCTAGGCACCAACCCCATCGCCTTCGCCGCCCCGGCTCCCCAGGGGGTGGTGGTGGGGGACCTGGCCACCTCGCAGGCGGCTATGGGCAAGGTCTTCCTGGCCCGGAAGCGGGGGGAGAGGATCCCCCCGGACTGGGGGGTAGACCGGGAGGGGCGGCCCACGGAGGACCCCCACGCGGTCCACGCCCTCCTCCCCCTCGGGGGCCCCAAGGGCTACGCCCTCGCTCTCCTGGTGGAGGTCCTCTCCGGGGTGCTTGCGGGGGCCGGGGTCACCCACGGGATCGGGCGGATGTACGACGAGTGGGACCGGCCGCAGGACGTGGGCCACTTCTTCCTGGCCCTGGACCCGGAGGCCTTCCTGGGCCGGGAGGCCTTTCTGGAGCGCATGGGGCGCCTGTGGGCGGAGCTCAAGGCCACCCCACCCGCCCCCGGGTTCCCCGAGGTTCTCCTCCCGGGGGAGCTGGAGGCCCGGCGGCGGGCCCAGGCCCTGAGGGAGGGCCTGGAGCTTCCCGAAGAGGTGGTGGCCGAGCTCAAGGCCCTGGGGGCCCGCTACGGGGTGGCGTGGAGGGGCGATGCCTGA
- a CDS encoding SDR family oxidoreductase: MRLKGKHALVIAAGQGIGRAIAEAFQREGAQVLGATLHPEKLQGVVPAVRLDARDKEALFRVIGGLERLDILVNAQGVVHTGDLLEATDADWEEAFLLNAKSVFWAMQAALPKMLAQGGGRIINIASVASSLKGVPRRFVYAATKGAILAMTRSVALDFADRGIRVNAICPGTVDTPSLRARAGGEEGLKAFAQRQPIGRLGRPEEIAELAVYLASDAGDFATGSFFVVDGGMTL, from the coding sequence ATGCGGCTTAAGGGCAAACACGCGCTGGTCATCGCGGCGGGACAGGGCATCGGCCGGGCCATCGCCGAGGCCTTCCAGCGGGAAGGGGCCCAGGTCCTGGGGGCCACCCTCCATCCGGAAAAGCTTCAGGGGGTGGTGCCCGCGGTGCGGTTGGACGCCCGGGACAAGGAGGCCCTCTTCCGGGTCATCGGCGGCCTGGAGCGGCTGGACATCCTGGTGAACGCCCAGGGGGTGGTCCACACGGGGGACCTCCTGGAGGCCACGGACGCGGACTGGGAGGAGGCCTTTCTCCTCAACGCCAAGAGCGTTTTCTGGGCCATGCAGGCCGCCCTGCCCAAGATGCTGGCCCAGGGTGGGGGGCGGATCATCAACATCGCCTCGGTGGCCTCGAGCCTCAAGGGGGTGCCCCGGCGCTTCGTCTACGCGGCCACCAAGGGGGCCATCCTGGCCATGACCCGCTCCGTGGCCCTGGACTTCGCGGACCGGGGCATCCGGGTGAACGCCATCTGCCCGGGCACCGTGGACACCCCGTCCCTGCGGGCGCGGGCCGGGGGGGAGGAGGGCCTAAAGGCCTTCGCCCAGCGCCAGCCCATCGGCCGCCTGGGCCGGCCCGAGGAGATCGCGGAGCTCGCGGTCTACCTGGCCTCGGACGCGGGGGATTTCGCCACGGGGAGCTTCTTCGTGGTGGACGGGGGGATGACCCTATGA
- a CDS encoding TRAP transporter large permease: MVLSFLVFLALLLLGMPVVFAIGIGGLLFFLSQPGLQLTMPVQLALSETQNFSLLAIPTFILASNLMNELGITRRLLAFAHTLTGFLQGGLAQVSVLLGFLMGGVSGSAIADATMQARLLGPEMVRKGYPAGFVAALQGFSGLLAVAIPPSIGLILYGSIGQVSIGQLFAGGIGVGVLLAAAYMATVALLSRRRGYAPERPRPPGALELWRAFRESFLAVLFPFLLLLSLRFGVFVPSEVGAAAVVYALLVGLVYRELSWERLVRALAHSVRDVGMVALLIAMAAVLGYGMKWEMVPQKVSAFFLEAIQNPQVGLALILLALLLLGTILDSTVMIILLTPILVPAARALGLDLVHFGVLMVLTCAVGLLTPPVGLSMYSVCSVMGCGIGAYVREGWPFLLATLLVLVLAFLFPGIVLFLPRLLF, encoded by the coding sequence ATGGTCCTGAGCTTCCTGGTCTTTCTGGCCCTCCTCCTCCTGGGGATGCCCGTGGTCTTCGCCATCGGCATCGGGGGCCTCCTCTTCTTCCTGAGCCAGCCCGGGCTCCAGCTCACCATGCCCGTGCAGCTGGCCCTTTCGGAAACGCAAAACTTCTCCCTCCTGGCCATCCCCACCTTCATCCTGGCCAGCAACCTGATGAACGAGCTGGGGATCACCCGGCGGCTTCTGGCCTTTGCCCACACCCTCACCGGCTTCCTCCAGGGGGGGCTGGCCCAGGTGAGCGTGCTCCTGGGCTTCCTCATGGGCGGGGTCTCGGGGTCGGCCATCGCCGACGCCACCATGCAGGCCCGCCTCCTGGGGCCGGAGATGGTGCGCAAGGGGTACCCCGCGGGCTTTGTGGCCGCCCTCCAGGGGTTCTCCGGCCTCCTGGCCGTGGCCATCCCCCCCAGCATCGGCCTCATCCTCTACGGGAGCATCGGCCAGGTGTCCATCGGGCAGCTCTTCGCCGGGGGGATCGGGGTGGGGGTGCTCCTGGCCGCGGCCTACATGGCCACGGTGGCCCTTTTGAGCCGGAGGCGGGGCTACGCCCCGGAAAGGCCCAGGCCTCCGGGGGCCCTCGAGCTCTGGCGGGCCTTCCGGGAGAGCTTCCTGGCCGTTCTCTTTCCCTTCCTCCTCCTCCTAAGCCTCCGCTTCGGGGTCTTCGTCCCCTCGGAGGTGGGGGCGGCGGCGGTGGTCTACGCCCTCCTGGTGGGCCTGGTCTACCGCGAGCTTTCCTGGGAAAGGCTCGTGCGGGCCCTCGCCCATTCCGTGCGGGATGTGGGCATGGTGGCCCTCCTCATCGCCATGGCCGCGGTCTTGGGCTACGGGATGAAGTGGGAGATGGTGCCCCAAAAGGTTTCCGCCTTCTTCCTCGAGGCCATCCAAAACCCGCAGGTGGGCCTGGCCCTCATCCTGCTGGCCCTCCTTCTTCTGGGCACCATCCTGGACTCCACGGTGATGATCATCCTCCTCACCCCCATCCTGGTGCCCGCGGCCAGGGCCTTAGGGCTGGACCTGGTCCACTTCGGGGTCCTCATGGTCCTCACCTGTGCGGTGGGGCTCCTTACGCCCCCGGTGGGCCTTTCCATGTACTCCGTCTGCTCCGTCATGGGGTGCGGCATCGGGGCGTACGTGCGGGAGGGGTGGCCCTTCCTCCTGGCCACCCTTCTGGTGCTGGTCTTGGCCTTTCTCTTCCCGGGGATCGTGCTCTTCCTGCCCCGGCTTCTCTTCTAG
- a CDS encoding TRAP transporter small permease produces MPMPSRIQRLEEALAMVCLLASTLVVFAGGVARFLGHPLDWSIDLATFFFAWAVFLGADLALKEGRHVAVDTFLAFLPPKVRWGVRLLTWSLVALFLLLLAYYGFQMAYLTRFRSFQGIPGFSYTWVTLSVALGSLLMLLTALGKLRELLRRGPWS; encoded by the coding sequence ATGCCCATGCCTTCCCGGATCCAACGGCTTGAAGAGGCCCTGGCCATGGTCTGCCTCCTGGCCTCCACCCTGGTGGTCTTCGCCGGGGGGGTGGCCCGCTTCCTGGGGCATCCTTTGGACTGGTCCATAGACCTCGCCACCTTCTTCTTCGCTTGGGCGGTCTTCCTGGGAGCAGACCTGGCCCTCAAGGAGGGGCGGCACGTGGCGGTGGACACCTTCCTGGCCTTCCTTCCCCCAAAGGTGCGCTGGGGGGTGCGCCTCCTCACCTGGAGCCTGGTGGCCCTCTTCCTCCTCCTCCTGGCCTACTACGGCTTCCAGATGGCCTACCTCACCCGCTTCCGCAGCTTCCAGGGCATCCCCGGGTTCAGCTACACCTGGGTGACCCTGAGCGTGGCCCTAGGAAGCCTCCTGATGCTCCTCACCGCTCTTGGGAAGCTAAGGGAACTCCTCCGGAGGGGGCCATGGTCCTGA